The proteins below are encoded in one region of Rhodopirellula islandica:
- a CDS encoding serine/threonine-protein kinase → MAEPELLGPYQIESVIGRGGMGSVYRARHGKTGEEVAVKLIAQHVADDMRFRRRFDAEVETLRRLRHPGIVRLIGYGEEAGQLFYSMELVRGETLQKRIRDVKRLGWLPTLDIASQVCAALKHAHDIGVIHRDLKPANLILTEAGEVKLVDFGIAKLFGFGEQTLHGSVLGTADYMAPEQAGSHSITPRTDLYALGSVMYAMLAGRAPFAGKKVTQVVEALQRDRPVPLDLINPDIPAEVVEIVHQLLEKDPANRPPTALAVMNRLKATRAGLQRGRTLNEQASRTQLGDEEFTPELPPNLAGDLDTRGHHHTDASREISPDLPTNETGGNHVTGRRVVANEHPSNLADPLTAPALTSTNESLTQSKRNEEQAKTHFQTIDSTATPGGYLSDRHRAESHDSNWVHWASIAGMVLILLGGIALFVYSIRTPSASTLYGAFEAAEMDGSLASEIPRMNLFLETYPDNENAEQVLHWQRSAQLESTYRQLKNRSRSTGQASQLPAAEEALLDALSLRETSQADAAKHLQAWLDVYSLDVDPEAAGEILSPGDKLKHRLRLRELQQLETLVRDEIERLNSDPTDQVANTQRQQALRLRLTTALSLEPQDKAKVLEGIVTLYEGQTWATEIVDDAKQQLAAIQ, encoded by the coding sequence ATGGCTGAGCCTGAACTACTCGGACCGTATCAGATTGAAAGCGTCATCGGCCGCGGTGGCATGGGATCGGTCTATCGGGCTCGGCACGGCAAGACCGGCGAAGAAGTCGCCGTGAAGTTGATCGCACAACATGTTGCCGACGACATGCGGTTCCGCCGCCGATTTGATGCGGAAGTCGAAACCCTGCGTCGGCTGCGGCACCCGGGAATCGTCCGCTTGATCGGCTACGGCGAAGAAGCCGGGCAACTGTTCTATTCCATGGAATTGGTCCGCGGCGAAACGCTGCAAAAACGAATCCGCGACGTCAAGCGACTCGGTTGGCTGCCGACGCTGGACATCGCATCGCAAGTTTGCGCGGCGCTCAAACATGCCCATGACATCGGCGTGATTCACCGTGACCTCAAACCTGCCAACTTGATTCTGACCGAGGCCGGGGAAGTCAAACTGGTCGACTTTGGAATCGCCAAGCTGTTTGGATTTGGGGAGCAAACACTGCATGGTTCGGTGCTGGGCACGGCCGATTACATGGCGCCCGAACAAGCAGGCAGCCACTCGATCACGCCTCGCACCGATCTGTACGCGCTCGGCAGCGTGATGTACGCCATGCTCGCTGGACGAGCCCCCTTTGCAGGCAAGAAGGTCACCCAAGTCGTGGAGGCGTTGCAACGAGACCGCCCGGTGCCGCTGGATCTGATCAATCCGGACATCCCCGCCGAAGTCGTTGAGATCGTGCATCAATTGCTCGAAAAAGATCCGGCCAATCGTCCCCCGACGGCGCTGGCGGTGATGAACCGCTTGAAAGCGACGCGGGCTGGATTGCAACGTGGCCGAACGCTGAACGAGCAAGCGTCGCGTACCCAACTGGGTGACGAAGAATTCACGCCAGAACTGCCGCCCAACTTGGCCGGTGACTTGGACACGCGTGGCCACCATCACACCGATGCCTCCCGCGAAATTTCGCCCGACCTGCCAACCAACGAAACCGGCGGCAACCACGTGACCGGTCGACGCGTCGTCGCCAACGAACACCCCAGCAACCTTGCCGATCCGTTGACGGCCCCGGCTCTGACCAGCACCAACGAGTCGTTGACGCAATCGAAACGCAACGAGGAACAGGCCAAGACTCATTTCCAGACGATCGATTCCACCGCGACGCCCGGTGGGTACCTGTCGGACCGTCACCGTGCCGAAAGCCATGATTCGAATTGGGTGCATTGGGCATCCATCGCCGGGATGGTCTTGATCTTGTTGGGTGGCATCGCACTGTTCGTCTATTCGATCCGCACCCCCTCGGCTTCGACCTTGTACGGGGCGTTCGAAGCAGCTGAAATGGACGGTTCGCTGGCTTCGGAAATCCCGCGAATGAACCTGTTTCTGGAAACTTACCCGGACAACGAAAACGCCGAACAAGTCCTCCATTGGCAGCGTTCCGCCCAGCTCGAATCCACCTATCGGCAGCTCAAGAATCGCTCCCGGTCCACCGGCCAAGCCTCCCAATTGCCGGCAGCCGAAGAAGCACTTTTGGATGCGTTGTCGCTTCGCGAAACATCTCAAGCTGACGCAGCGAAGCACCTGCAAGCTTGGCTGGACGTCTATTCACTCGACGTCGATCCCGAAGCCGCCGGCGAGATACTTTCGCCGGGCGACAAACTCAAACATCGCCTTCGGCTTCGAGAGTTGCAACAACTCGAGACACTCGTTCGTGACGAAATTGAGCGGCTGAACTCCGATCCCACGGATCAGGTTGCCAACACCCAGCGACAACAAGCCTTGCGACTTCGGCTCACCACCGCGTTGTCGCTCGAACCGCAAGACAAAGCCAAGGTCCTGGAGGGAATTGTCACGCTCTACGAAGGACAAACCTGGGCAACCGAAATCGTCGACGACGCCAAGCAACAACTGGCGGCAATTCAGTGA
- a CDS encoding aldose 1-epimerase family protein gives MATESIVVREVDDREQRIQWDTTSPMHLDLSTRVGDWTIRHGVFRGGVSEGVEIVRLKNSRMHVDVLPTRGMSIWRIECDGVRFGWHSPVIGPVHPNHVPVSEPSGLGWLSGFDELVVRCGLQSNGAPQHDANGQLEFPLHGHIANTPADSLSVEFDEASGRVELIADTVETRLFFKRFRMRSKIRIHADRTEVELLDDVTNELETPQTMQLLYHINIGAPILGENSRLVAALDELAPKDAHAAGQIDRWDEFDGPTTGQAERVYFGRPRADETGYTHTMLTSPEQDRGFAVSYKTSTLPAFVLWKNTAAEADGYVTGMEPATGFPNRRGFEEKQGRLLDIGAGQTKSFRIKLQPLMDAESVDTTRQKIQTLADEGEPTEISNDPRGDWTDLDG, from the coding sequence ATGGCCACCGAATCCATCGTTGTCCGAGAAGTTGACGACCGTGAGCAACGAATCCAGTGGGACACCACCAGCCCAATGCACCTGGATTTGTCCACCCGGGTAGGCGACTGGACGATCCGGCACGGGGTTTTTCGAGGTGGCGTCAGCGAAGGCGTGGAAATTGTCCGGCTGAAAAACAGCCGAATGCATGTCGATGTGCTGCCAACCCGGGGCATGTCGATCTGGCGAATCGAGTGCGATGGCGTTCGGTTTGGATGGCATTCCCCCGTGATTGGGCCGGTTCACCCCAATCACGTGCCCGTCTCCGAACCCAGTGGATTGGGGTGGTTGTCGGGTTTCGACGAATTGGTCGTCCGCTGTGGCTTGCAGAGCAATGGTGCTCCACAACACGACGCCAACGGCCAACTGGAATTTCCCCTGCACGGGCACATCGCCAACACGCCAGCGGACTCTCTATCGGTGGAATTTGACGAGGCCAGTGGTCGCGTCGAATTGATCGCCGACACCGTCGAAACCCGCTTGTTTTTCAAGCGTTTTCGAATGCGATCCAAAATCCGCATCCATGCCGATCGCACGGAAGTCGAACTGCTCGACGACGTGACCAACGAATTGGAGACGCCCCAAACCATGCAACTGCTTTACCACATCAACATCGGCGCCCCGATTCTGGGCGAAAACAGCCGTCTGGTAGCAGCCCTCGACGAATTGGCCCCCAAAGACGCTCACGCGGCGGGCCAAATCGATCGCTGGGACGAGTTCGACGGCCCCACCACCGGCCAAGCGGAACGGGTCTACTTCGGTCGCCCTCGGGCCGATGAAACCGGTTACACGCACACCATGCTGACGTCGCCCGAACAGGACCGGGGTTTTGCTGTCAGCTACAAAACATCGACGCTGCCCGCCTTTGTATTATGGAAGAACACAGCCGCCGAAGCGGACGGGTACGTGACCGGCATGGAACCTGCCACCGGTTTCCCAAACCGCCGCGGATTCGAAGAAAAACAAGGCCGATTGCTCGACATCGGTGCCGGGCAAACCAAGTCCTTTCGCATCAAACTGCAGCCCTTGATGGACGCTGAGTCCGTCGACACCACGCGACAAAAAATTCAAACGCTGGCCGATGAAGGCGAGCCGACCGAAATTTCCAACGATCCACGAGGCGATTGGACGGACCTTGATGGCTGA
- a CDS encoding cupin domain-containing protein: protein MSTVKLDEGLIQGDSVSSILDSAMDAHGGVLRLTPTWVPRSFLHPGRRIKLHPSDYYRFGADRGGIDERWFGSTTDAANEGRVWHEGQSFCLFEGKKFMLKDAVAERGNDIVGEAIYSKYDRWPVYSKFFDNMGPIPHHMHQSFEDAELVGQEGKPESYYFPPQLNNVDNNFSYTFMGLEPGTQPEDVRRCLENWNEGDNGILDLSRAYRLKRGTGWLIPPGVLHAPGSLCTYEPQWGSDVFGMYQSIVEGRYVPWSLLVKDMPEDKHQDLDFIVGQLDWDKNVDTHFKNSNYLEPVRDEKRSGDGYEDLWIVYGTVDGAQLFSAKELTIAPGAKCVLKDGAASSWITVQGRGRIGNLDLQTPAMIRFGENTTDEVFISHVAATNGVEIENLGSEPLVGLRYFGPNAHTDIPKAGS, encoded by the coding sequence ATGAGCACCGTGAAGTTAGACGAAGGATTAATTCAGGGCGACAGCGTTTCCAGTATCCTCGATTCTGCCATGGACGCCCATGGTGGTGTACTGCGGTTGACGCCAACCTGGGTCCCACGTTCATTCTTGCATCCCGGCCGACGGATCAAATTGCATCCGTCGGATTACTATCGATTCGGTGCAGATCGCGGCGGGATTGACGAACGCTGGTTCGGAAGCACGACCGACGCGGCCAACGAAGGCCGAGTTTGGCACGAAGGGCAGAGTTTTTGCTTGTTCGAAGGCAAGAAATTCATGCTCAAGGACGCTGTGGCCGAACGCGGCAACGACATCGTCGGCGAAGCGATTTATTCGAAGTATGACCGTTGGCCGGTGTATTCGAAGTTCTTCGACAACATGGGCCCCATCCCGCACCACATGCACCAGTCGTTTGAAGACGCGGAATTGGTTGGCCAGGAAGGCAAGCCGGAAAGTTATTACTTCCCGCCCCAGTTGAACAACGTCGACAACAACTTCTCCTACACGTTCATGGGATTGGAGCCCGGCACCCAGCCTGAGGACGTGCGGCGTTGCCTGGAAAACTGGAACGAAGGCGACAACGGCATCTTGGATCTCAGTCGTGCCTACCGTCTGAAACGTGGGACCGGTTGGTTGATTCCACCGGGAGTTCTCCACGCTCCAGGGTCGTTGTGCACGTATGAGCCACAATGGGGCAGCGACGTGTTTGGCATGTACCAATCGATCGTCGAAGGCCGCTATGTGCCTTGGTCGTTGCTGGTCAAGGACATGCCGGAAGACAAACACCAGGACCTCGATTTCATCGTCGGTCAATTGGACTGGGACAAGAACGTTGACACGCACTTCAAAAACAGCAATTACCTCGAACCGGTTCGCGACGAAAAACGCAGCGGCGACGGGTACGAAGATTTGTGGATCGTCTACGGCACGGTCGATGGGGCTCAATTGTTCAGCGCCAAAGAGCTGACAATCGCTCCGGGTGCCAAGTGCGTTCTCAAAGACGGTGCGGCCAGCAGCTGGATCACCGTTCAGGGCCGCGGCCGGATCGGCAACCTCGACCTGCAAACTCCCGCGATGATTCGCTTTGGCGAGAACACGACCGACGAGGTGTTCATCAGCCACGTGGCAGCGACCAACGGCGTCGAGATCGAAAACCTGGGCAGCGAACCATTGGTCGGTTTGCGGTACTTCGGCCCCAACGCTCACACCGACATTCCAAAAGCCGGTAGCTGA
- a CDS encoding secretin N-terminal domain-containing protein, whose translation MTGKLIRFNQRKRSAKLASAKRVALALAIATSTAMGVSAQRPNQPQLKHLNVPGSVADSVATRLSLQYLDQPGVTITPDDRPGGGLLVLAPPDLQNKIAADAATLSNSLAQVAGPQSATPITVHLVNITWREVEDALRIIAGEDVPVTTSRNGERASFTLTMEKRGGTTTRVEVDRRSNAVTLTTSPLMHNTWRKTIQAIDQAPRFAGEETRVYMLQHAKISSVQRAIRLLRDLDPKSGSGTSARPASNRTQANFRTAAFQNEGGTAAPDGAADVAAADSDSEGDDAAGPIGDPEIQFVPESGLIIVKGNKRDIQRVMDIVKDIEEKSKLTQPEIQVRQLQHADSNAVSALLTQLYEDVLSARQGDVSITALDSPNALLLIGRKEAIEAVNDLIEKIDQPIPDSDRLRVFRLQHASATDAEATIQGFFTNQPGGDEENRPGLGVRVRVTADYRTNSLIVSASPRDLAEVTRLVEEIDVQKIASTAEIKVFPLTNARAEDMVEVLQDAISGEPENIAGDTTAAASSLSIVSLSSPGNKILDSGVLNGAVITADSNVNAVVVRAPAGGMPLIAELIRQLDQTPGIDSLVKVFTIENGDATQLTTALQNLFGDDAATNGTSVGAGNLGNLQTLTASESALTPLVFSTDIRTNSIIASGSAEDLEVVESILLRLDSEGFAERITEVIWLKHQIAENVAAAITNYVSQRQQSRNVITQFQQGLGPLDLPDRDIVAVAEAQTNSVLLSVSPRIYEEVRQLIDRLDRRPPMVLIKTLIAEVELDDGFEIGGEFGLQDSLLFDRGKATGAIANPASDPGFNFGGTSLPNSNSFGQESLASQGLTSFGSNASQLTQLSGLNSGGFVFSAASESVNLFLRTLRVANRLQILSRPEIMTADNTEGYVQVGQSFPRPTELSFTGGTGGTASQPIIGIEDEEIGIILRVTPRVGADGLIMMAIDASRSDINPNEGQIIGSFQDDVPIFVPAIDRTQAQATVTAFDGQTVVFGGLIQKFRQNRTRRVPYLADIPLVGTFFKYDSEIETRSELLVVMTPILVTGHEDLEYVKQVESSRMSWCLADVVEMHGDVGLSGGYGLWGPAVGPTIYPDLHPTVDVFPAADMPGGNRAMKAGVIPPGSVINSVDGNVVPGSAGQLPPDVTLNPGESIIRNDWIEAPQGSVPTPQQGLPVDQLPAPVMSAPGEFLPAPVSGGVPATGAGFTGATPTKQASNGATSQVPVKQVSARMPSQPSANQPTSTPPADTKPVSEEVPAKKRWFNFNRSK comes from the coding sequence GTGACCGGCAAGCTCATTCGATTCAATCAACGGAAGCGTTCCGCAAAATTGGCGTCCGCGAAACGTGTTGCCCTTGCGTTGGCAATCGCGACGTCCACGGCGATGGGAGTTTCTGCCCAGCGTCCCAATCAGCCTCAGCTGAAGCACCTCAACGTGCCCGGTTCCGTGGCGGATTCCGTGGCGACTCGCTTGAGTCTCCAGTACCTCGACCAACCGGGCGTGACCATCACGCCCGATGACCGTCCCGGCGGTGGGTTGCTGGTGCTGGCTCCACCTGATTTGCAAAACAAAATTGCGGCTGACGCGGCGACGTTGTCCAACAGCTTGGCTCAAGTCGCTGGACCTCAGTCCGCGACGCCCATCACGGTGCACTTGGTCAACATCACGTGGCGGGAAGTGGAAGACGCCCTGCGGATCATCGCTGGCGAAGACGTGCCTGTGACGACCAGCCGCAACGGGGAGCGAGCGTCGTTCACGTTGACGATGGAAAAACGTGGCGGCACGACGACGCGAGTCGAAGTCGATCGACGATCCAACGCGGTGACGTTGACGACCAGCCCGCTGATGCACAACACGTGGCGGAAAACGATCCAAGCGATCGACCAAGCCCCTCGGTTTGCAGGCGAAGAAACTCGCGTGTACATGCTGCAACACGCCAAGATTTCGTCGGTGCAGCGTGCCATTCGTTTGCTGCGAGACCTGGACCCCAAGAGCGGTTCTGGCACCTCGGCACGCCCTGCTTCCAACCGGACTCAGGCCAACTTCCGCACCGCAGCATTTCAGAATGAGGGCGGCACTGCGGCGCCGGACGGAGCCGCTGATGTGGCGGCAGCCGATTCCGACTCGGAGGGCGACGATGCTGCCGGTCCGATCGGCGATCCCGAGATTCAGTTCGTTCCTGAGTCGGGTTTGATCATTGTCAAAGGCAACAAACGCGATATCCAACGCGTCATGGATATCGTCAAAGACATCGAAGAAAAGAGCAAGCTGACTCAGCCTGAGATCCAAGTTCGTCAACTTCAGCATGCCGATTCCAACGCGGTGTCGGCTCTGCTCACGCAGCTCTATGAAGACGTGTTGTCGGCTCGCCAAGGTGACGTCAGCATCACCGCACTGGATTCGCCCAACGCATTGTTGTTGATCGGTCGCAAAGAAGCGATCGAAGCGGTCAACGACTTGATCGAAAAGATCGATCAGCCGATTCCAGACTCGGATCGCTTGCGTGTCTTCCGCTTGCAGCACGCATCGGCAACGGACGCGGAAGCCACCATCCAAGGGTTCTTCACCAATCAACCCGGTGGCGATGAAGAAAATCGTCCTGGATTGGGAGTTCGCGTTCGGGTCACGGCCGACTATCGAACGAACTCGTTGATCGTCAGTGCGTCGCCGCGCGACCTCGCGGAAGTGACTCGATTGGTCGAGGAAATCGACGTCCAGAAAATTGCGTCGACGGCTGAAATCAAAGTCTTTCCGCTCACCAATGCACGAGCCGAAGACATGGTCGAAGTCTTGCAGGATGCGATTTCGGGCGAGCCTGAAAACATCGCCGGTGACACGACTGCCGCTGCATCGTCCTTGTCGATCGTTTCACTGAGTTCACCCGGCAACAAGATCCTTGATTCAGGGGTTTTGAACGGTGCCGTGATCACCGCGGACAGCAACGTCAACGCTGTTGTCGTTCGTGCTCCCGCTGGTGGCATGCCATTGATCGCTGAACTGATTCGTCAGCTCGATCAAACGCCCGGCATTGATTCGCTGGTCAAAGTGTTCACGATCGAAAATGGTGACGCGACGCAGTTGACCACCGCACTGCAGAACTTGTTCGGCGACGATGCTGCGACCAATGGGACCAGCGTTGGTGCAGGCAACCTTGGCAACCTGCAGACGTTGACAGCTTCCGAGAGTGCGTTGACTCCGCTGGTCTTCTCAACCGACATCCGCACCAACAGCATCATTGCCAGCGGTTCGGCCGAAGACTTGGAAGTGGTCGAAAGCATCTTGTTGCGACTCGACAGCGAAGGTTTTGCCGAACGCATCACCGAAGTGATTTGGCTCAAGCACCAAATCGCGGAGAATGTCGCGGCAGCCATCACGAACTATGTTTCGCAGCGTCAGCAATCTCGCAACGTGATCACGCAGTTCCAGCAAGGCCTGGGACCCTTGGACCTGCCAGATCGCGACATCGTCGCGGTTGCCGAAGCTCAAACGAACAGCGTGTTGCTCAGCGTCTCGCCACGGATCTATGAAGAGGTCCGTCAGCTGATCGATCGCTTGGACCGTCGTCCACCGATGGTTTTGATCAAAACCTTGATCGCCGAAGTGGAACTGGACGACGGCTTTGAAATCGGCGGTGAGTTCGGGCTGCAAGATTCGTTGCTGTTCGATCGTGGCAAGGCCACCGGTGCGATTGCCAACCCAGCCTCGGATCCAGGGTTCAACTTTGGTGGCACGAGTCTTCCCAACAGCAACTCGTTCGGACAAGAAAGCCTCGCGTCGCAAGGCTTGACCAGCTTCGGATCCAACGCCAGTCAGTTGACACAGCTCAGCGGTCTTAACTCCGGTGGCTTTGTCTTCTCTGCGGCCAGCGAGTCCGTCAACCTGTTTTTGCGAACCCTGCGAGTTGCCAATCGACTGCAGATTCTCAGCCGGCCTGAGATCATGACGGCCGACAACACGGAAGGCTATGTCCAAGTCGGTCAAAGCTTCCCTCGTCCCACTGAATTGTCCTTCACCGGAGGAACGGGCGGGACGGCGTCTCAACCGATCATCGGGATTGAAGACGAGGAAATCGGGATCATCTTGCGAGTCACTCCGCGGGTTGGTGCGGATGGCCTGATCATGATGGCCATTGATGCCAGTCGCAGTGACATCAACCCGAATGAAGGGCAGATCATTGGTTCGTTCCAAGACGATGTCCCCATTTTCGTGCCGGCGATCGATCGAACACAAGCCCAAGCCACCGTCACTGCGTTTGATGGACAGACGGTTGTCTTCGGCGGATTGATTCAGAAGTTCCGTCAGAACCGGACTCGTCGAGTCCCATACCTGGCCGACATCCCGCTAGTGGGAACGTTCTTCAAGTACGACTCCGAGATCGAAACTCGGAGCGAACTCTTGGTGGTCATGACGCCTATCTTGGTGACCGGCCACGAAGACCTTGAATACGTCAAACAGGTCGAGTCCAGCCGCATGAGTTGGTGCTTGGCCGACGTGGTGGAGATGCACGGTGACGTCGGTTTGTCGGGTGGCTATGGATTGTGGGGACCCGCCGTGGGCCCAACGATCTACCCCGATTTGCATCCCACCGTGGATGTCTTTCCTGCAGCCGATATGCCCGGTGGCAATCGAGCGATGAAGGCGGGCGTGATCCCACCAGGAAGCGTCATCAATTCGGTCGACGGAAACGTGGTCCCCGGTTCGGCAGGGCAATTGCCACCCGATGTGACTTTGAATCCAGGTGAATCAATCATTCGCAATGACTGGATCGAAGCTCCTCAGGGATCCGTGCCAACGCCTCAGCAAGGGTTGCCGGTCGATCAATTGCCCGCACCAGTGATGTCCGCACCGGGTGAGTTTCTGCCAGCCCCTGTTTCAGGTGGCGTTCCCGCAACGGGAGCAGGTTTCACCGGAGCAACGCCGACCAAGCAAGCCAGTAACGGCGCGACATCGCAAGTGCCGGTCAAGCAGGTCTCCGCTCGAATGCCTTCGCAGCCGTCTGCCAACCAGCCGACGAGCACACCTCCCGCTGACACGAAACCTGTGAGCGAAGAAGTGCCTGCCAAGAAACGTTGGTTCAACTTCAATCGATCGAAGTAG
- a CDS encoding Gfo/Idh/MocA family protein — MTSKTNRRRFIGQSAALTAGVGYFAGTSVAQDESSSALNSLSAACIGVGGKGGSDTSHIANQGVKIAALCDVDRDTLAKKGREFQDAEQFDDFREMLDKMGDKVDIVTCSTPDHTHAAACVKAMNMGKHIYCQKPMTWSIREARLMRETAEKTGVITQMGNQGTSEDGLREAVEVIQSGAIGDVSEIHIFSNRPVWPQGGGRPAGEDPVPDSLNWDAWIGPAPMRPFVKGAYHSFNWRGWVDFGTGALGDMACHTTNMPVKALQLWDPIAVTAVKNPGIVEGEQYPGSSSLMFEFPEREGADGKTLPPCKFYWYDGGNLPPESIISQLPESFQKRVQAQRDGGRKQSGAVIVGSKGLVFSPDDYGAKYYLLPEDKYVDFKKPEPWLPRIPFKASGDERHKWEFVSTIKGEYEPGTMSNFGYAGRLTETILVGNLAMRAGEGQRIEWNAKDLTSPNVEAVNQFVQREYRDGWNLG, encoded by the coding sequence ATGACCTCGAAAACCAACCGCCGTCGTTTCATTGGCCAATCGGCCGCATTGACCGCAGGAGTCGGCTACTTCGCTGGCACCAGCGTGGCACAAGATGAGTCATCCTCCGCATTGAACTCGTTGTCAGCAGCCTGCATCGGCGTCGGCGGCAAAGGTGGCAGCGACACCAGCCACATCGCCAACCAAGGTGTGAAGATCGCCGCCCTGTGCGATGTCGATCGCGACACCCTGGCCAAGAAGGGACGTGAGTTCCAAGATGCGGAACAGTTCGATGACTTCCGCGAAATGCTGGACAAGATGGGCGACAAGGTCGACATCGTGACCTGCAGCACGCCGGACCACACACACGCTGCGGCATGTGTCAAAGCCATGAACATGGGCAAGCACATCTATTGCCAAAAACCCATGACTTGGTCGATTCGCGAAGCTCGCCTGATGCGAGAAACCGCTGAGAAGACGGGCGTCATCACTCAGATGGGCAACCAAGGCACCAGCGAAGACGGTCTTCGCGAAGCAGTGGAAGTCATCCAAAGCGGCGCGATTGGCGACGTCAGCGAGATCCACATCTTCAGCAACCGTCCCGTGTGGCCACAAGGTGGCGGACGCCCTGCCGGCGAAGACCCCGTGCCAGATTCGTTGAACTGGGACGCTTGGATCGGCCCAGCCCCGATGCGTCCGTTCGTGAAAGGCGCTTACCACTCGTTCAACTGGCGTGGTTGGGTCGACTTCGGCACCGGTGCTCTCGGTGACATGGCCTGTCACACCACCAACATGCCCGTCAAAGCCCTTCAACTGTGGGACCCCATCGCGGTCACCGCGGTGAAGAACCCTGGCATCGTCGAAGGCGAACAGTACCCCGGCAGCAGCTCGCTGATGTTCGAATTTCCAGAACGCGAAGGCGCCGACGGAAAAACGTTGCCACCATGCAAGTTCTACTGGTACGACGGCGGCAACCTGCCACCTGAAAGCATCATCTCGCAATTGCCCGAGTCGTTCCAAAAACGCGTTCAAGCTCAACGCGACGGCGGCCGGAAACAATCCGGTGCAGTCATCGTCGGCAGCAAAGGCCTCGTGTTCTCACCCGACGATTACGGAGCCAAGTACTACTTGCTTCCAGAAGACAAGTACGTCGACTTCAAGAAGCCCGAACCTTGGTTGCCTCGCATCCCCTTCAAAGCCAGTGGCGACGAGCGTCACAAATGGGAATTCGTCAGCACGATCAAAGGCGAGTACGAGCCCGGCACCATGTCAAACTTCGGTTACGCTGGCCGCCTGACCGAAACGATCTTGGTCGGCAACTTGGCGATGCGTGCCGGCGAAGGCCAACGCATTGAATGGAACGCCAAGGATCTGACGAGCCCCAATGTGGAAGCCGTCAACCAGTTCGTCCAACGCGAATACCGCGACGGTTGGAACTTGGGCTGA
- a CDS encoding histidine phosphatase family protein, whose product MISLWPKAASKLVLIRPGATTFDEQGRMKGNLDVPLCERGRLQAEALASELAGIRLNAIYCAPCQSAVETATCLSEGRDLRPKVIDEFRNVDHGLWHGKLIEEIRRNQPRLYRELCDTPESTCPPGGESMHEAAHRVGKAVRRILKRNRNQVVAFVIPDPLASLVASQLKDEALPEIWKVETDAGNWQLIETS is encoded by the coding sequence ATGATTTCACTTTGGCCCAAAGCAGCTTCCAAGCTGGTTTTGATTCGTCCCGGCGCGACGACCTTTGATGAACAAGGTCGCATGAAGGGCAACCTGGACGTGCCGTTGTGCGAACGCGGTCGTTTGCAGGCGGAAGCTCTCGCCAGTGAATTGGCGGGCATTCGCTTGAATGCGATCTACTGTGCCCCCTGCCAATCCGCAGTGGAAACAGCAACCTGTCTTTCCGAAGGCCGCGATCTGCGTCCCAAGGTCATCGATGAGTTTCGCAACGTGGACCACGGCCTGTGGCACGGCAAACTGATCGAGGAAATCCGGCGCAACCAGCCTCGACTGTATCGGGAATTGTGCGACACACCAGAGTCGACTTGCCCTCCCGGCGGTGAGTCGATGCACGAAGCCGCACACCGTGTTGGCAAAGCCGTCCGACGAATCCTCAAACGCAACCGGAATCAAGTCGTCGCCTTTGTGATCCCCGATCCGTTGGCATCGTTGGTCGCCAGCCAACTGAAAGACGAAGCACTCCCGGAAATTTGGAAGGTCGAGACCGATGCCGGCAATTGGCAGCTGATCGAAACGTCCTGA
- the rpe gene encoding ribulose-phosphate 3-epimerase, translating into MSRAKLDSIRAAGPAILPSLLQCDFGDLRTEVEKLTAAGTRVLHLDVMDGHFVPNLSYGMPIVEGLRRHTDMPLDVHLMISDPLAYAKPMVDAGADMLTFHVEAVNDSVDVAGKIHDLGVGVGVAINPDTDFTQLDACLDCVDMVLVMSVNAGFGGQKFNPVSLDRLRSLKERKPDLLLEIDGGIKAETIGAARAAGCDLFVVGSAIFGQHDYETAINELTQAMHGSPPPSGEQS; encoded by the coding sequence ATGAGCCGAGCGAAGCTCGATTCCATCCGTGCTGCTGGGCCGGCAATTTTGCCGAGCCTTTTGCAATGTGACTTTGGTGATTTACGCACCGAGGTTGAAAAGCTGACCGCCGCGGGAACGCGTGTGTTGCACTTGGATGTCATGGATGGCCACTTTGTGCCCAACCTGTCCTACGGCATGCCCATTGTCGAAGGCCTGCGTCGTCACACGGACATGCCGTTGGATGTCCATCTGATGATCAGCGATCCTTTGGCGTATGCAAAGCCGATGGTGGATGCTGGCGCGGACATGCTGACCTTCCATGTCGAGGCCGTGAATGACAGCGTCGACGTGGCGGGAAAGATTCACGACCTGGGTGTGGGTGTGGGCGTTGCCATCAACCCCGACACCGATTTCACCCAGTTGGACGCCTGCCTGGATTGCGTCGACATGGTGTTGGTGATGAGCGTCAACGCTGGGTTCGGCGGCCAAAAATTCAATCCGGTGTCACTGGATCGGTTGCGTAGCCTGAAAGAACGTAAACCGGACTTGCTGCTGGAAATCGATGGCGGCATCAAAGCCGAGACCATTGGCGCCGCTCGCGCGGCCGGTTGCGATTTGTTCGTCGTTGGCTCCGCGATCTTCGGCCAGCATGATTACGAAACCGCGATCAACGAACTGACCCAAGCCATGCATGGTTCGCCTCCTCCATCAGGAGAACAGTCATGA